The genomic interval TTAATCTTAAATGATCAAAAACTATATTTGGATATTAAGGACCAATATTGATGCTAACGTTTTTATCATTCTTTACATTAAACATTCCAtaaataatttcttaaagaaagCTTTCCAtgaattatgaaaattaattgacACAAATGATCATGGTCTTTTACCGTATAAGTTGGATTTACGAGACTATTGATTGTAATCTCTACCTTCAATTAACATTTTTCCAATTCACCAGAAAACTTTAACACATAAGCACATTTCAATCGGCAATGCGGTCCATATTATTCCCCTCGtcgtttttttaaagattattatAAAACTACCTGaacagaaaattcaaaaaatgtTGGTAAGGATTTGATTACAGTTCATTCATggccaaatttaatttaattacgaAGAGAATCGGAGTTGTTTGTCATAATTTTAgtaatattgataatataataaaaattgacatGTATAACTATGTTACATTAATTAATCTTGTTAGGTGGAGATCAAACTCTACACCTATTTGTCACTCTAttttttaacttctccaatTCAATCACCAAATCAACTTTATATCCCTTCTCTATTACATAAGTTAAAGGAAAATGTTAACATTTGCATGAAAGGGCATGCTTTGCATTCAAACAGACAGTACATTGAAATACTTGTTACCGGGTTCAGTTGAATAGCATAAAAtgacatattttttatgttacaaTTAGGGAATTTTCATATTAAAGCAAAGTTGTGTAGTTCTTGAGAAGAAATGAGGAAATAATTATGGGCATGATGAAGGTGATGTCGAGGAGGGAGGACAAATGGGCAGTGGTTGTTTGGAAGATTTATTATTTGGGAGAAAGAAGAGgaacaataaatttgagttCAATATTTTTGGTAACTCATACGGACTTGGTTGGTTTAATGCGGGAAAGGGGGTGTTGAAAGCCTTTAAAGCTTGATGGGGGTGTGGTTAATAGCATAGGTCATCTATGGGTGTGTTTCGTTTTAATATGGCTGAAAGAGGGTGTTGAGAGCTTTAAAGATTTTAGTTTTCTGAGCGATCCAATTGGGGAAGTTGGAGTTATTATATATGCATTAAAGAACCATTGGCATTCAAAACTTTACCTTCATTCATCTGCTTACACACCCACATCATTAATGACTATGTCATCCTTCTTCACTTCTCACCGCCTTTCATAACTGCCAAACCTTGCCCTTTCTGCTTCGTGGCTAGTACAAGTAAAAACAAATCATATTAACAAGAGTAGACTCTTAAATTAATTCATGCTTAATCAGATAACAACTAAAATCTGATCATGAATTGTTGGTTCaccatataaatcaaatatagttACGATCTCAGtttgtttttttagattttttttttttataaataaaattttactattaatAAAGGTTCAAACCCAACATCATAGTGACCAAAACTGTACCCACCTTCTGTAAATAATTGCAGAGAGATCACAAAATCATATAACACGTTAACCGCCTATGTCCAATGTCGTGGTTATAGAGGAGggatttaattaaatttaatgctTAGTCTATGTTCGTATTTAAACAATTTAggctaaaattttaaaaatatttaatagtcTTCCATGAATATAAGACTAAGGATAATCCTAGGTTTTCAAATAGTACATCCGTCTCTATGTATAAAACTCTATACTTGAGTTTTCTTGtctctttttataaaattgtcttCAAATTTTAGctactttaaatattttttcatcaaaatatcccaaattattttatcttttgttttttgtaGTAAGCAATAAATATTATGATGAGATAGATAAATTAATTCTCTCTCTTAAAAGTAAACATGAAAAAAATCAATTGCTAACAAATTAAATGGAGCTATCAACTTTCAAATTCtcattattcatatatatatatatatatatatatatatatatattcaggGACGAAGGTAAATGTAATTACACTAGTACTATCTGTCCctaattaaaatcatttattttctttttcacatatattaagaaaaatagataattaatataatgtgtCAAATTTATATGTAGATGTTCCTAGACATGAATGTATTCAATTTGACTTTccgttttaaaaataataaattacacaATAATTTAAAAGGATGCTTATATATTAGTATTAGGAAGAGAGCTCAGATATGTGGATGAAATTATGAACTTCCGATTTTTTATTCAGTATTTGtttttactattaaaaaaaatcacatatttattttctttttcacatatattaagaaaaatagataattaatataatgtgtCAAATTTATATGTAGATGTTCCTAGACATGAATGTATTCAATTTGACTTTccgttttaaaaataataaattacacaATAATTTAAAAGGATGCTTATATATTAGTATTAGGAAGAGAGCTCAGATATGTGGATGAAATTATGAACTTCCGATTTTTTATTCAGTATTTGtttttactattaaaaaaaatcacatttaagacttacactagctaGAAGCTCTGTAATTAATCCAAAGCCAACATGGAAACTCACGTTATATGTAAGCAAAGGCCTTCTATTTGGACCTTCTACTTTTGTGCACATTAAATTCTCCTTTGAAGTTATAGTACTACTCCAAGGGAAACATCCTATATAAACACCTAAGTCTTGTACTACATTTTATCACACCAAGAGATATACACTCACACAACCACAAGGTTTGTGGAAAACACCACCATTTGAAGCTATGGTATCCTTTTACAAAGCACTGACTGAGAGTCCAAGAACTGAAGTTCACGAAGAATTTGAAGCATcctcaaagaaaagaaaatgggAAGAACCATTTACCGAACAATTCTTCAAGGaccaaataaatttagagaaaaGGCAATCCCCCTTTGATATAGAGCCTCGTCTCGAAACACAGTTTCCTTCAAATAAATGGTGTCAATACCTTAGTATTCAGGTATGTGTTGTATACTGTCAAACATTTTAGAAAACCTCACgaagacattttttttatcaatagtGATACATATACACCCATTCAAcactttattttctttctatatcTCGTactttttttatagacaaatattAGTAGTTAATTTGATAGCGTATTTTATGTGCAGTCAGGGCAGATACAGTTGTGTAACACAAGACTGGATTGGACAACGAAAGAAAACTCAAAAAGAAGCCACCAATCACCTCCTTCTGATCACATGAGCTTAGACCTTGAGCTAAACTTGACATGTGAATCACAAAGGAAAAAAGCAAACAGTACTTGTGATGACATGAAGCAGAATTCTAGTTCCCCTAAGAGTTTGATTGAACATGGTGATCTTAGTATTGAATCAAACAGGTGTAAGAAAGGTTCAGGTGGTTTAACTGGTTCTCCGTCGTGGTTGTCGTCTGAGGGAGATTATAAAGAGATGGTTGCAACAGTTTGCATGCAGTGCCACATGTTGGTAATGCTATGCAAATCATCACCAACTTGTCCTAACTGCAAATTCATGCACTCACTTGATCAGAACCCTTCAAAATTCTTGAAGAGCATGTGCAGCTTTTTCTGCTCAAGTTAGGAACATGCAGATAGTACTCATAATGAAATTTTCAGCTTTATATACAGCCTGGCATGGACCAATCCTACGTTATCTATCTTGTTATTTTTTCCTTATTCTCTGCTAAATAGCCCAAGTTTGTTTATATATCTTTAGCTACAAGTTGAAAATAGTGGATTGATGGTTAATCTAGCTAGCTTCATGTACTGATACTTTGAGCGCTAGATTGAGTTCTGATAAGTGACTGCTGTAGAGACTAGCCTAGTTCATAATCATATTATGTAGATACTGGTCTTGATCATCCATATTTATCAACATTGCAACAAATGTTCAATTTGactaatgtgattttttaacctaaaaacAATCACTTTGTTTAGGAAAATATTTTTGCTACATGTGTAGTTGATATGCTAATCTCcttaaaattcaaaacaacaaataaaagaaaagaaaaaatgtcacGTTTGAAACAGGTAGTGTGAGAGAGAACTGAGTGTTGTGATATTATTAGAACAATTTCGCCAAAAGAGgaacatttataaattatgcTTGGTGATGAGTCTTCAAACAATTGAAACAAGTAGTCTCGGTTACGTATTGTTATGGTCTTCATGTATATTTTCTAGCAAAATGGAATTTTTCCACCTTTGATATCTTCCGTCTTATAagattttgtaaataaaattttcttttttgctaAGATGTAATTCTATTCTCCTTCATTATGCCCTCCAAAAGCAAAAAAAATCCATGAGGTAATAACTGCCAACTATAtgtttggatgaacatttgtcAAATTGATCTGATTAAATTAAAGTTTGaagtgaataatttatttttgaatgacTTTTCAACATAAGTTAAGTTTTGAATGAATTCATTCATTTTAGGATCATTTTTCAACATACTAtaaaatctaattaatcttATCACATTTAGTCAAACCGAAATTTGGGTGCAAAATAAA from Cicer arietinum cultivar CDC Frontier isolate Library 1 chromosome 5, Cicar.CDCFrontier_v2.0, whole genome shotgun sequence carries:
- the LOC101489311 gene encoding uncharacterized protein, whose amino-acid sequence is MVSFYKALTESPRTEVHEEFEASSKKRKWEEPFTEQFFKDQINLEKRQSPFDIEPRLETQFPSNKWCQYLSIQSGQIQLCNTRLDWTTKENSKRSHQSPPSDHMSLDLELNLTCESQRKKANSTCDDMKQNSSSPKSLIEHGDLSIESNRCKKGSGGLTGSPSWLSSEGDYKEMVATVCMQCHMLVMLCKSSPTCPNCKFMHSLDQNPSKFLKSMCSFFCSS